A part of Papaver somniferum cultivar HN1 unplaced genomic scaffold, ASM357369v1 unplaced-scaffold_118, whole genome shotgun sequence genomic DNA contains:
- the LOC113330431 gene encoding peroxidase 12-like has protein sequence MAASSSSTFSSSSFIISCVLLLTASSYLSSSVIEAQTTPPLVKGLSWSFYKSNCANLEKIVRDQLKIVFKKDIVQAAGLLRLHFHDCFVQGCDGSVLLDGYASGPGEKSAAPNLSLRAEAFRIINDLRARVHKACGRVVSCSDITALAARDAVYLVSPDYKIPLGRKDGLNFATTEATENNLPAFFSNASVLISDLKAKNLDITDLVALSGGHTIGRAGCTSFTERLYPTQDKTMDPKFAANLKGTCPKTDTTNTTVLDIITPNVFDNKYYTDLVNRQGLFTSDQDLFVNTKTRPIVNSFAANQTLFFEKFVFSMIKMGQLSVLTGAQGEIRANCSARNPSKLSSSYLSSVVDEEINGETEAFFSG, from the exons atggctgcatcatcttcctcTACATTTTCCTCATCTTCCTTCATAATCTCTTGTGTTTTATTACTCACTGCTTCTTCTTACTTGTCTTCGTCGGTAATAGAAGCTCAAACCACACCTCCATTAGTAAAGGGACTCTCATGGAGTTTCTACAAATCAAACTGTGCAAATCTTGAAAAAATTGTAAGAGACCAACTCAAGATAGTTTTCAAGAAGGATATTGTTCAAGCTGCAGGATTACTTCGTCTGCATTTCCATGACTGCTTTGtccag GGTTGTGATGGCTCAGTGTTGTTGGACGGGTATGCTAGTGGTCCAGGTGAGAAATCGGCAGCACCAAATCTGTCACTCCGAGCTGAAGCATTTAGAATCATCAACGACCTCCGTGCCCGTGTTCACAAAGCCTGTGGCCGTGTAGTCTCCTGCTCTGATATCACTGCTCTTGCAGCTCGTGACGCTGTTTACCTGGTAA GTCCGGACTACAAAATCCCACTGGGTAGGAAAGATGGACTCAACTTTGCAACAACAGAAGCAACCGAGAATAACCTCCCTGCTTTCTTCTCAAATGCAAGTGTTCTCATCTCTGATCTAAAAGCCAAGAACCTCGACATCACGGATCTCGTCGCTCTATCCGGTGGTCACACCATTGGTAGAGCAGGTTGCACGTCCTTCACGGAACGTTTATATCCGACCCAAGACAAAACCATGGACCCAAAATTCGCAGCAAATCTGAAAGGAACGTGCCCTAAAACTGACACTACCAACACCACTGTACTCGACATTATAACTCCAAATGTGTTTGACAACAAGTACTACACTGATCTGGTGAACAGACAAGGCCTATTTACTTCCGATCAAGATCTGTTCGTAAATACTAAGACCCGCCCGATTGTGAATAGCTTTGCTGCTAACCAGACTTTGTTTTTCGAGAAGTTTGTGTTTTCGATGATTAAGATGGGCCAGTTAAGCGTGCTGACTGGTGCTCAAGGAGAGATCAGGGCTAACTGCTCTGCCCGAAACCCGTCAAAACTCTCATCATCCTACTTGTCATCTGTGGTTGACGAAGAAATTAATGGTGAAACTGAAGCTTTTTTTAGTGGGTAA
- the LOC113330504 gene encoding uncharacterized protein LOC113330504 encodes MEHLLFSCSHARKVWKLMNINVDEVHSRGISVSQWVESWFIKNNGMDDEKLLHTMMISAWIIWKDRCDVVFQGVSLNPFDSMHKIHYHLQSHLPDLPAYMHLNTTYRVSHWQPSMHDTLKFNVDASFNHDTNQLGTVIVLRSHTSTCEGIKGRFADGILSPEMGECMEIREALAWAKEKQFTKIHIEADAKLVIQSITNNVLLIQWENRNLLKEIKHLSSSFSICSFSYVRRDGNQVADAVSRSVRETTINLELTNNFPEDICTLLAREYTLAIN; translated from the coding sequence ATGGAGCATTTATTATTCAGCTGCAGTCATGCTCGCAAAGTCTGGAAATTGATGAATATTAATGTGGATGAAGTTCACAGTAGAGGAATAAGTGTATCTCAGTGGGTAGAAAGTTGGTTTATAAAAAATAATGGTATGGATGATGAAAAATTACTACACACTATGATGATAAGTGCTTGGataatatggaaagataggtgcgATGTGGTATTCCAGGGAGTTTCTCTAAACCCTTTTGATTCAATGCATAAGATTCATTATCACCTGCAATCTCATCTTCCTGACTTGCCTGCATATATGCATCTTAATACCACATATAGAGTTTCTCATTGGCAACCTTCCATGCACGATACATTAAAATTTAATGTAGACGCCTCCTTTAATCATGATACTAATCAGCTTGGTACTGTTATTGTCTTACGTTCACACACAAGTACATGCGAAGGAATTAAAGGACGCTTCGCAGATGGAATTCTAAGTCCGGAGATGGGAGAATGCATGGAAATACGTGAAGCTCTTGCGTGGGCTAAAGAGAAGCAGTTCACAAAGATTCACATAGAAGCTGATGCGAAACTGGTTATTCAGTCAATAACAAATAATGTTCTCCTCATACAATGGGAGAATAGAAATTTACTTAAGGAGATAAAACatttaagttcaagtttttcaatATGTAGTTTTTCTTATGTAAGAAGAGATGGCAATCAGGTGGCTGACGCAGTTTCTAGATCTGTGAGGGAAACAACCATCAATTTAGAACTCACAAATAATTTCCCTGAAGATATATGTACTCTTCTGGCAAGGGAATACACCCTTGCTATCAATTAA